A window of the Planococcus citri chromosome 4, ihPlaCitr1.1, whole genome shotgun sequence genome harbors these coding sequences:
- the MAPk-Ak2 gene encoding MAP kinase-activated protein kinase 2 translates to MTQFNRFIPKTNPISDEYEISSDVLGLGINGQVVQCVDKKTGKQYALKVLQDSIKARREVDIHWRASGCKNIVSIIDVFENDYLGNKCLLVVMELMEGGELFQRIQDRQEGAFTEREAAQIMREICTSVKYLHDMNIAHRDLKPENLLYTSNEPNAVLKLTDFGFAKEINSKTTLQTPCYTPYYVAPEVLGPEKYDKSCDIWSLGVIMYILLCGFPPFFSNHGQPISPGMKNRIKTGQFDFPDPEWSNVSQDAKTLIKEMLCVDSNKRLTIDQVMRNPWIAKHTEVPQTPLHTGRLLKEGEENWPEVQEEMTRSLATMRVDYDQRPIKALSNSNNALLNKRKKKANTPYSA, encoded by the coding sequence atGACGCAGTTTAACAGATTTATTCCCAAAACGAACCCGATCTCCGACGAGTACGAAATTTCCAGCGATGTCTTGGGGCTCGGTATCAATGGACAAGTTGTACAATGTGTGGATAAAAAAACTGGTAAACAATATGCTTTAAAAGTATTACAGGATAGTATCAAAGCCCGGCGCGAAGTCGATATTCATTGGAGAGCCAGCGGATGTAAAAATATAGTCAGTATAATCGACGTTTTCGAAAACGATTACTTGGGTAATAAATGCTTATTGGTAGTCATGGAATTGATGGAAGGAGGCGAATTATTTCAAAGAATTCAAGATCGTCAAGAAGGCGCCTTCACCGAACGAGAAGCTGCCCAAATTATGAGAGAAATCTGCACATCTGTCAAGTACTTACACGATATGAACATCGCTCACCGAGATTTGAAACCGGAAAACTTACTGTATACGTCGAACGAACCGAATGCCGTGTTGAAATTAACCGATTTCGGCTTCGCCAAAGAGATTAACTCCAAAACAACCCTCCAAACGCCTTGCTACACACCGTACTATGTAGCACCCGAAGTACTCGGACCGGAGAAATACGATAAAAGTTGCGACATATGGTCTTTAGGAGTGATCATGTACATATTATTGTGCGGATTTCCACCTTTCTTCAGTAACCATGGCCAGCCAATTTCGCCCGGTATGAAAAATCGTATTAAAACCGGCCAGTTTGATTTCCCCGATCCTGAATGGAGTAATGTATCGCAAGATGCGAAAACCTTGATTAAAGAAATGCTGTGCGTAGATTCGAATAAACGTCTTACTATTGACCAAGTTATGCGAAACCCTTGGATAGCTAAACATACCGAAGTACCACAGACACCTTTGCATACCGGACGTCTGTTGAAAGAAGGCGAAGAAAACTGGCCCGAAGTTCAAGAAGAAATGACTCGTTCTTTGGCTACAATGCGAGTGGATTACGATCAACGTCCAATTAAAGCACTCAGCAACTCGAATAACGCTTTACTCaataaaagaaagaagaaagcaAATACGCCTTATAGTGCCTGA
- the LOC135845565 gene encoding UPAR/Ly6 domain-containing protein crok-like, with amino-acid sequence MAINLTTHFAISTLGLIIFFTTSSYSIRCWDCNSNTDPKCADPFDNSTVHMKDCEYAAPLPQYPNVKSTMCRKIRQKVNGKWRYFRDCAYLGEPGIGGDERYCLMRTGTHNIFVEICTCASRHGCNSASLSLYSVAVLFGSILCAFYLR; translated from the exons ATGGCCATAAATCTGACGACTCACTTTGCTATTTCAACCCTAGGATTAATTATCTTCTTTACAACGTCTA GTTATTCCATTCGTTGCTGGGATTGTAATTCCAATACTGATCCAAAATGTGCGGATCCGTTCGATAACAGCACAGTACATATGAAAGATTGCGAATATGCTGCTCCACTGCCTCAGTATCCCAACGTTAAATCAACCATGTGCCGGAAAATACGACAAAAAG TGAATGGAAAATGGAGATATTTTCGAGACTGTGCTTATTTGGGAGAACCCGGTATCGGCGGTGATGAACGTTATTGTTTGATGAGAACCGGTACACATAATATCTTTGTAGAAATCTGCACCTGTGCCAGCAGACATGGCTGTAATTCGGCTTCTTTATCGTTATATTCCGTCGCTGTGCTGTTTGGAAGCATATTATGCGCTTTTTATTTGaggtaa